Proteins found in one Megalobrama amblycephala isolate DHTTF-2021 linkage group LG5, ASM1881202v1, whole genome shotgun sequence genomic segment:
- the kctd3 gene encoding LOW QUALITY PROTEIN: BTB/POZ domain-containing protein KCTD3 (The sequence of the model RefSeq protein was modified relative to this genomic sequence to represent the inferred CDS: inserted 1 base in 1 codon) gives MAGIGNSSTSGMGDIIQLNVGGMRFSTSRQTLTWIPDSFFSSLLSGRISTLRDETGAIFIDRDPTAFAPILNFLRTKELDLRGVNISILRHEAEFYGITPLVRRLLLCEELERSSCGSVLFHGYLPPPALPARXSAVGQAAAVAGPEERSAPSGAEGGYTRSCPQSSLPGPSGVDGPQRLGSPVDPRKVLIVAGHHNWIVAAYAHFVICYRIKESSGWQQVFSSPYLDWAIERVALNAKVVGGPHGDKDKMVAASSESSIILWSIQDGGSGSEIGVFSLGVPVDSLFFIGSQLVATSHTGKVGVWNAVTQHWQVQDVVPITSCDTAGSFLLLGCNNGSIYYIDMQKFPLRMKDNDLLVTELYHDPSNDAITALSVYLTPKTSVSGNWIEIAYGTSSGAVRVIVQHPETVGSGPQLFQTFTVHRSPVTKIMLSEKHLVSVCADNNHVRTWTVTRFRGMISTQPGSTPLASFKIISLEETESHSSYSSGNDIGPFGERDDQQVFIQKVIPITNKLFVRLSSTGKRICEVQAVDGTTITCFTVRECEGSSRMGSRPRHYLFTGHANGSIQMWDLTTAMDTVNKSDDKARREPEMGGPTEEELLKLLDQCDLSTSRCATPNISPAPSVLQHSRLRESCSSLQLQAQEPIPETATYGALRPYRESPLLARARRTESFHSYRDFHSLNLTKALLENHGQYGSTEDEIRQSAGENGAEDADKRNSTVDLWGSRASETQSAAARKPPDSPGDQRRRVHLMEEGAADCRAEGGRRRGTFEANFLSRKKAPPVPQLSPPPAAADGGGSDSSSTASPSPTKVATSPRHRKGPDTACE, from the exons ATGGCTGGAATTGGGAACAGTTCAACATCTGGAATGGGTGACATCATCCAGCTGAATGTCGGAGGAATGAG ATTTAGCACATCAAGGCAGACTCTGACGTGGATTCCTGACTCTTTCTTCTCAAG TTTACTTAGTGGGAGAATATCAACGCTACGGGATGAAACTGGAGCT aTATTTATTGACAGAGACCCAACAGCATTTGCACCCATTTTAAACTTCCTTCGAACTAAAGAATTGGACTTGAG GGGGGTTAACATAAGTATCCTACGACATGAAGCTGAGTTTTATGGCATTACACCATTAG TCCGTCGCTTACTGCTTTGTGAAGAACTGGAACGATCGTCATGTGGAAGTGTGTTGTTTCATGGCTACCTCCCTCCACCAG CTCTCCCAGCGA GCAGTGCCGTTGGGCAGGCTGCAGCTGTTGCAGGTCCAGAAGAGCGCTCAGCCCCCAGTGGTGCAGAGGGGGGTTACACCCGTTCCTGCCCTCAGTCTTCTCTCCCTGGACCCTCTGGGGTAGATGGACCGCAAAGACTGG GATCACCAGTGGACCCTAGAAAGGTGCTGATTGTCGCTGGCCATCATAACTGGATTGTAGCTGCTTATGCACATTTTGTCATCTGCTACAG AATAAAGGAATCATCAGGCTGGCAGCAGGTGTTTTCCAGCCCTTACCTGGACTGGGCCATTGAGCGGGTGGCCCTTAATGCTAAAGTTGTGGGCGGTCCACATGGAGATAAAGACAAGATGGTGGCAGCGTCATCGGAGAGCAGCATTATTTTGTGGAGTATCCAGGACGGAGGGAGCGGAAGTGAAATAG GTGTGTTCAGTCTCGGAGTACCCGTTGACTCTCTGTTTTTCATTGGGAGCCAGCTAGTCGCCACCAGTCACACAGGGAAGGTAGGAGTGTGGAACGCCGTCACCCAGCACTGGCAG GTGCAGGATGTGGTGCCCATCACAAGCTGTGACACTGCTGGCTCCTTCCTCTTGCTGGGTTGTAACAACGGCTCAATTTACTATATTG ACATGCAGAAGTTTCCGCTAAGAATGAAGGATAATGACTTGTTGGTGACAGAGCTGTACCATGACCCATCAAATGATGCCATCACAGCCCTCAGTGTCTACCTGACTCCTAAAACCA GTGTGAGTGGGAACTGGATTGAGATAGCTTACGGAACCAGCTCAGGGGCCGTGCGTGTCATCGTGCAGCATCCGGAGACCGTTGGATCTGGTCCACAGCTCTTCCAGACCTTCACTGTCCACCGCAGCCCCGTCACGAAGATCATGCTCTCTGAAAAGCACTTAGTTTCAG TGTGCGCCGACAATAATCACGTACGCACGTGGACGGTGACTCGGTTCAGAGGAATGATCTCCACTCAGCCAGGATCTACTCCACTGGCCTCATTTAAGATCATCTCACTGGAGGAGACAGAGAGCCACAGCAGCTATTCCTCCGGCAATGACATCG GTCCATTTGGAGAGCGAGACGACCAACAGGTGTTTATTCAGAAAGTCATTCCCATTACCAACAAACTCTTTGTTCGTCTCTCCTCTACGGGGAAGAG GATCTGTGAGGTGCAGGCGGTAGATGGCACTACAATCACTTGTTTTACAGTACGGGAGTGTGAGGGCTCGAGCCGCATGGGCTCCAGACCACGCCATTACCTCTTCACTGGCCATGCAAATGGGAGCATTCAGATGTGGGATCTCACCACCGCCATGGACACAGTCAACAAGAGTGACGATAAGGCTAGGCGTGAGCCAG AGATGGGAGGTCCAACTGAGGAGGAGCTGCTGAAGCTGCTTGACCAATGTGATTTGAGCACATCACGCTGTGCCACGCCCAACATCAGCCCCGCCCCCTCTGTGCTGCAGCACAGCCGGCTACGAGAGTCCTGCTCCAG tctcCAGCTGCAGGCTCAGGAGCCCATCCCTGAGACGGCCACCTACGGAGCCCTGCGGCCGTACCGAGAGAGCCCCTTGCTGGCCCGTGCTCGACGCACAGAGAGCTTCCACAGCTACAGAGACTTCCACAGCTTAAACCTGACCAAAGCCTTGCTAGAGAACCATGGACAGTATGGATCCACCGAGGACGAGATTCGCCAATCTGCGGGGGAGAACGGCGCTGAGGACGCAGACAAAAGGAACTCTACAGTGGATCTTTGGGGGTCTAGAGCGTCTGAAACCCAGTCTGCAGCCGCTCGCAAACCCCCAGACAGCCCTGGAGACCAGCGACGAAGGGTCCATTTGATGGAGGAGGGGGCTGCAGACTGCAGAGCGGAGGGGGGGAGGAGGAGAGGGACGTTTGAAGCTAATTTTCTAAGCAGGAAAAAGGCACCTCCGGTTCCACAGTTGAGCCCCCCACCCGCAGCAGCTGATGGAGGGGGCAGCGACTCGTCCAGCACCGCCTCACCCTCGCCAACTAAAGTGGCCACATCCCCACGCCATCGCAAAGGCCCTGACACTGCATGTGAGTGA